One window from the genome of Bifidobacteriaceae bacterium encodes:
- a CDS encoding sugar ABC transporter permease gives MGWSFIAPNFIGFAILTLVPIVVLFYVALTKWGALGDPQWIGFDNFVKLFTRDPRFNTALWNTFYYTLLHMPLTLAASLGLAVLLNAKIRGAAFFRTAAFFPYITSIVAIAMVWNLMFSPDYGPINQLLRLFGVDNPPGWTVSSTWAMPAVIIVGTWREMGYFMLLFLAGLQTIPGELYEAAKLDGAGAWSRFLHVTLPCLRPTTFFVTVMLTIQSMKVFDLVFVMTEGGPGRSTLVISQLIWQQAFVEGDFGYASAIAVVLFVICLILTLFQFWINRRAER, from the coding sequence ATGGGCTGGAGTTTCATAGCACCCAACTTCATCGGTTTCGCCATCTTGACCCTTGTCCCCATTGTGGTGCTGTTCTATGTGGCGCTGACAAAATGGGGAGCCCTGGGAGACCCGCAGTGGATAGGGTTTGACAACTTCGTCAAGCTCTTCACCCGCGACCCGCGATTCAACACGGCGCTTTGGAACACGTTCTACTACACGCTTTTGCACATGCCGCTGACGCTGGCGGCGTCCCTGGGCCTGGCCGTCTTGCTCAACGCCAAGATCCGCGGCGCAGCCTTCTTCCGCACAGCGGCCTTCTTCCCGTACATCACCTCGATTGTCGCGATCGCCATGGTGTGGAACCTCATGTTCAGCCCCGATTACGGCCCCATCAACCAACTCCTCCGCCTCTTCGGCGTGGACAACCCGCCCGGCTGGACGGTCTCCTCCACCTGGGCGATGCCCGCCGTCATCATTGTGGGCACATGGCGTGAGATGGGGTATTTCATGCTGCTGTTCTTGGCCGGCCTGCAGACCATCCCGGGCGAACTGTATGAGGCGGCCAAGTTGGACGGGGCCGGCGCCTGGTCGCGCTTCTTGCATGTGACCCTCCCGTGCCTTCGGCCCACGACTTTCTTTGTCACCGTCATGCTCACCATCCAATCGATGAAAGTGTTCGACTTGGTGTTCGTCATGACGGAGGGCGGCCCCGGCCGCTCCACCCTGGTCATTTCCCAATTGATTTGGCAGCAGGCCTTTGTCGAAGGGGACTTCGGCTACGCCTCCGCGATCGCCGTAGTCCTGTTCGTGATCTGCCTGATCCTCACGCTCTTCCAATTCTGGATCAACCGGAGGGCGGAACGATGA
- the kduD gene encoding 2-dehydro-3-deoxy-D-gluconate 5-dehydrogenase KduD has translation MILDQFSLEGRVALVTGANQGLGQGIALGLAEAGADIAVSSPGEADSTISQIEALGRRTLHLPLDLTTASPQDLAALVDSVAPALGRLDILVNNAGIIHREPATDHAAEAWRRVMAINLDAAFFLAQAAGRAMVAQGSGKIIFIASMLSFQGGILVPSYTATKHAVAGLTKAFANEWAASGVNVNAIAPGYMATDNTTALRADPVRSESILSRIPAGRWGTPADLAAIAVFLSAPASDYLNGAVVPVDGGWLVR, from the coding sequence ATGATTTTGGACCAGTTCTCGTTGGAGGGCCGCGTGGCCCTGGTGACCGGCGCCAACCAAGGCCTGGGGCAAGGCATAGCGCTCGGCCTGGCCGAGGCCGGGGCGGACATCGCCGTCTCCTCTCCAGGCGAGGCGGATTCGACCATCAGCCAAATCGAAGCCCTGGGCCGCCGCACCCTCCACCTGCCGCTGGACCTGACAACAGCCTCCCCCCAGGACCTGGCGGCCCTGGTCGACTCGGTGGCACCCGCCCTGGGCCGGCTTGACATTTTGGTCAACAACGCCGGAATAATCCACCGCGAGCCCGCCACGGACCACGCCGCCGAGGCCTGGCGGCGGGTCATGGCGATCAACCTCGACGCGGCCTTCTTCTTGGCGCAGGCCGCCGGGCGGGCCATGGTCGCACAGGGCAGCGGGAAGATCATCTTCATAGCCTCCATGCTCAGCTTCCAAGGCGGCATCCTGGTGCCCTCCTACACGGCGACCAAGCACGCCGTGGCCGGCCTGACCAAGGCCTTCGCCAACGAATGGGCCGCCAGCGGAGTCAACGTCAACGCGATCGCCCCCGGCTACATGGCGACCGACAACACGACCGCTCTGCGCGCCGACCCAGTTCGCAGCGAATCCATCCTGAGCCGTATCCCGGCCGGCCGGTGGGGCACGCCGGCGGACCTGGCCGCGATAGCCGTGTTCCTCTCCGCGCCGGCCAGCGACTACCTCAACGGGGCCGTGGTGCCAGTGGACGGCGGCTGGCTTGTCCGTTAA
- a CDS encoding glycoside hydrolase family 88 protein, whose translation MTTPATTDTCQADLARPPVPDPLAAATSQAVATVRRGIEEFGPRFPGDCSVDGRYRNREDGAEPGANTGWTTGFRTGLIWLANELSPDPAFAEAGAQDVESFTRRLDSRSGLDTHDLGFLYMPSCVAAWRVARSPQGFAAALGAAQALMERFVEPAGIFQAWGALDDANQHGRAIIDSAMNMPLLYWASRETRDGQYSDAAVRHIRQLRDHLVRADNSTFHTFAWHTGTGAPLSGATAQGYSDSSCWARGQAWAVYGFALSFRWTGDPTFLDAAQRCADHYLEHLPADRIPYWDLVFQDDSCGQPRDSSAAAIASCGLLELADLASTAEDRQRYREAALAAVAALVDGYVPDAATRPNAQLLHGVYDIPSRTGIDEANLWGDYFYVEALTRLARPTWTPYWLTGLEIQA comes from the coding sequence ATGACCACACCCGCCACGACCGACACCTGTCAGGCCGACCTGGCCCGTCCCCCCGTCCCGGACCCGCTGGCGGCCGCGACGAGCCAAGCGGTCGCGACTGTGCGCCGGGGGATCGAGGAATTCGGCCCCAGGTTCCCGGGAGACTGCAGTGTGGACGGCCGCTACCGCAACCGTGAGGACGGAGCCGAACCCGGCGCCAACACCGGATGGACCACCGGATTCCGCACCGGCCTGATCTGGCTCGCCAACGAACTCTCCCCCGATCCGGCTTTCGCGGAGGCGGGTGCCCAGGACGTGGAAAGCTTCACGCGGCGCCTGGACAGCCGGTCAGGCCTGGACACACACGATTTGGGTTTCCTCTACATGCCCTCATGCGTGGCCGCCTGGCGGGTCGCCCGGTCGCCGCAGGGATTCGCGGCCGCCCTCGGCGCGGCGCAGGCGCTGATGGAACGTTTTGTCGAACCGGCCGGCATCTTCCAAGCCTGGGGAGCTTTGGACGACGCGAACCAGCACGGGCGGGCCATCATCGACTCCGCCATGAACATGCCCCTCCTTTATTGGGCCAGTCGCGAGACCCGTGACGGGCAGTACTCCGACGCGGCGGTCAGGCACATCCGCCAACTGCGGGACCACCTGGTCCGCGCCGACAACTCCACCTTCCACACCTTCGCGTGGCACACCGGGACCGGGGCCCCCTTGTCCGGGGCGACCGCGCAAGGGTATTCGGATTCGTCCTGTTGGGCCCGCGGCCAGGCCTGGGCCGTGTACGGCTTCGCGCTCAGTTTCCGCTGGACCGGCGACCCGACCTTCCTGGACGCGGCGCAGCGGTGCGCCGACCACTACCTGGAACACCTTCCCGCCGATCGGATTCCCTACTGGGACTTGGTGTTCCAAGACGACAGCTGCGGACAACCCCGCGACTCCTCGGCCGCCGCCATCGCGAGCTGCGGCCTGCTCGAACTGGCCGACCTGGCCAGCACAGCCGAGGATCGGCAGCGCTACCGCGAGGCCGCCCTGGCCGCAGTCGCCGCGCTGGTTGACGGCTATGTGCCGGACGCCGCGACCCGCCCAAACGCGCAGCTGCTCCACGGCGTCTACGACATTCCCTCCCGGACCGGCATTGACGAGGCCAACCTCTGGGGCGACTACTTCTACGTGGAGGCGCTCACGCGCCTGGCCCGTCCCACCTGGACACCCTATTGGCTCACTGGATTGGAGATTCAAGCATGA
- the kduI gene encoding 5-dehydro-4-deoxy-D-glucuronate isomerase yields MEQRYATNPDQIRHFDTAELRRQYLISDLFAPDQVKLVYTHHDRIVLGGITPVNAPLSLTAPDELRAPSFFANREAGFVNVGGDGIVTVGGEVHELPHGGCLYIGKDAPDPSFASAQPADPARFYVFSAPAHTSYPTAAVAPGQGTVRELGDPLTSNERLLNQYIHLDGVPSCQVVMGVTTLRPGSMWNTMPAHTHDRRTECYLYFDLPEEARVVHLLGEPKQTRHLIVANREAVISPSWSIHSGVGTASYSFVWAMAGENKTFDDMDPAPAAGLE; encoded by the coding sequence ATGGAACAACGGTATGCGACCAATCCGGACCAGATCCGCCATTTCGACACGGCGGAGCTCCGTCGGCAGTATCTGATCTCCGACCTGTTCGCCCCCGACCAGGTCAAGCTTGTCTACACGCACCACGACCGCATAGTGCTGGGCGGGATCACCCCGGTCAACGCGCCGCTTAGCTTGACCGCGCCGGACGAACTGCGGGCGCCCAGCTTCTTCGCGAACCGCGAGGCCGGGTTCGTCAACGTGGGCGGAGACGGAATTGTCACCGTTGGCGGCGAAGTCCACGAACTGCCGCACGGCGGCTGCCTGTACATTGGCAAAGACGCCCCCGACCCGTCGTTCGCCAGCGCGCAGCCCGCCGACCCGGCCCGCTTCTACGTGTTCTCCGCGCCGGCGCACACGTCTTACCCGACTGCGGCGGTGGCGCCGGGGCAGGGCACAGTCCGCGAGCTCGGCGACCCGCTCACCTCCAACGAGCGCCTCCTCAACCAGTACATCCATCTGGACGGCGTGCCCTCATGCCAGGTGGTGATGGGCGTGACAACGCTCAGGCCCGGCTCCATGTGGAACACCATGCCCGCCCACACCCACGACCGGCGCACCGAGTGCTACCTCTATTTCGACCTGCCGGAGGAAGCTCGCGTGGTCCATCTGCTGGGCGAGCCGAAGCAGACCCGCCACCTGATAGTCGCCAACCGGGAAGCGGTCATCTCGCCAAGCTGGTCCATCCACTCGGGTGTCGGCACGGCATCGTATTCCTTCGTCTGGGCCATGGCGGGCGAAAACAAAACCTTTGACGACATGGACCCGGCCCCGGCGGCCGGACTCGAGTAG
- a CDS encoding carbohydrate ABC transporter permease, with translation MSTTPKAKRKLKAKIGKVVLYVCLAVAAAFLLLPFFWMISSSLKADNQVFTVPIRWIPETFKWSNYVDIWTKSGMSDWLKNTMILSVVVTALQVFTGSFAAYGFSRIRFPGRDFLFLGYIATIAIPWQAYMIPQYKMMAKIGLVDTLWSIILLQAFGAFGVFLMKQFYESIPEELSESARLDGLSEYGIYRRIMLPLSVPAIASLSLLMFVTTWNDFLGPRLYLRTPAHFTIQVGLKVFQADPQGSSMYGLMFTGSVLSVLPIALIFMAGQRYFVEGIATSGLKG, from the coding sequence ATGAGCACCACGCCAAAGGCCAAGCGCAAGCTGAAGGCGAAAATCGGCAAAGTTGTCCTCTACGTCTGTTTGGCCGTGGCGGCGGCCTTCTTGCTGCTGCCATTCTTCTGGATGATCTCCTCCTCCCTCAAAGCGGACAACCAGGTGTTCACCGTGCCGATCCGGTGGATACCTGAGACCTTCAAGTGGAGCAACTACGTGGACATCTGGACCAAGTCCGGCATGTCCGACTGGTTGAAGAACACCATGATCCTGTCCGTTGTGGTCACGGCTTTGCAGGTCTTCACCGGCTCCTTCGCCGCATACGGATTCTCCCGGATCCGTTTCCCGGGACGCGACTTCCTCTTCCTCGGGTACATCGCGACCATCGCCATCCCGTGGCAGGCCTACATGATCCCGCAGTACAAGATGATGGCCAAAATCGGCCTGGTCGACACGTTGTGGTCAATCATCCTGCTGCAGGCCTTCGGCGCCTTTGGCGTGTTCCTGATGAAGCAGTTCTACGAGTCCATCCCGGAAGAGCTGTCCGAATCGGCGCGCCTTGACGGACTCAGCGAATACGGCATCTACCGGCGCATCATGCTGCCCTTGTCGGTGCCCGCGATCGCCTCGCTGTCGCTGCTCATGTTCGTCACAACCTGGAACGACTTCCTGGGCCCGCGCCTTTACCTGCGCACGCCCGCCCACTTCACCATCCAGGTCGGCTTGAAAGTGTTTCAGGCGGACCCGCAGGGCTCATCGATGTACGGCCTGATGTTCACGGGGTCGGTGCTGTCGGTGCTGCCCATCGCCCTCATCTTCATGGCCGGCCAACGCTACTTCGTTGAGGGCATAGCCACCTCGGGGCTGAAAGGCTGA